A section of the Dehalobacter sp. DCM genome encodes:
- the acpP gene encoding acyl carrier protein, translating to MIFDMIRGIIAAQTSREAHTITMDSKIKQDLGVDSLQIFEIVMELEDTFQLEIPTEDLDEITHVSDLVGYIESRRRNNE from the coding sequence ATGATCTTCGATATGATCCGCGGTATCATCGCTGCCCAGACCAGCCGTGAAGCCCATACTATTACGATGGACTCGAAAATAAAGCAAGATCTCGGAGTGGATTCATTACAAATTTTTGAAATCGTCATGGAGCTGGAAGATACCTTTCAGTTGGAAATTCCGACGGAAGATCTGGATGAAATAACGCATGTATCCGATTTGGTCGGGTATATCGAAAGTCGAAGGAGAAACAATGAATAA
- a CDS encoding beta-ketoacyl-ACP synthase III, with protein MFNVELIGTGSCIPEKVVTNDDLAKIVDTSDEWITSRTGIKERRISTGETTTELAVGAARSALESARISAEDLDLIIVATLTPDDYLPSTACQVQKHIGADNAACFDLNAACTGFIYGLTVASQFIRTGMYKTALVIGAEELSKITDWTDRTTCVLFADGAGAAVLQRGEQQGIISEIIGSDGNKGDCLTCPALPPRNYFIRDDSTKESRSEYVYMNGREVYKFAVTVMPECILKTLEGTGISLSDIDHIIPHQANLRIIDAAAKKLNLDASKFYVNLPRFGNTSGASIPIALDEMAKANRFKKGDLIILVGFGGGLTYGAMLIKWTMGE; from the coding sequence ATGTTTAATGTCGAACTTATCGGTACGGGGAGTTGTATACCGGAAAAAGTAGTTACTAATGACGATTTAGCTAAGATTGTTGATACCAGCGACGAATGGATCACTTCGCGAACAGGGATCAAGGAACGCCGGATATCGACCGGAGAAACGACAACGGAACTTGCTGTAGGTGCTGCGCGCAGCGCCTTGGAATCGGCACGCATTTCAGCCGAGGATTTGGATTTGATTATCGTTGCCACATTAACGCCCGATGATTATTTGCCGTCGACGGCCTGTCAAGTGCAAAAGCATATCGGGGCTGACAACGCCGCCTGTTTTGATTTAAACGCAGCGTGCACAGGTTTTATATACGGGCTCACGGTAGCATCCCAATTTATTCGTACGGGAATGTATAAAACCGCTCTGGTTATTGGGGCGGAAGAGCTATCGAAGATCACGGACTGGACCGATCGCACGACCTGCGTTTTATTTGCGGATGGTGCCGGTGCAGCGGTACTCCAAAGAGGTGAACAACAAGGAATCATTTCGGAAATTATCGGCTCTGACGGAAACAAGGGGGATTGCTTGACGTGCCCGGCATTACCGCCAAGAAATTATTTTATTCGTGATGACAGCACCAAAGAATCAAGATCTGAGTATGTTTATATGAACGGCAGAGAAGTATATAAATTCGCTGTTACGGTCATGCCCGAATGTATTTTAAAAACGCTGGAGGGAACAGGAATTTCACTTAGTGATATTGATCATATTATCCCCCACCAGGCAAACTTGCGAATCATTGATGCAGCCGCTAAAAAGCTGAACCTTGATGCGTCCAAGTTCTATGTCAACCTACCCCGCTTTGGGAATACATCCGGAGCAAGCATCCCGATCGCCTTGGATGAAATGGCGAAAGCCAACAGGTTTAAAAAAGGTGATTTGATTATCCTTGTTGGGTTCGGCGGGGGACTGACCTATGGCGCTATGCTGATAAAATGGACGATGGGAGAATAA
- a CDS encoding MarR family winged helix-turn-helix transcriptional regulator: MEKSISDVLNELLLKTFKQILDVEQHEIKKGPFNNLSISEIHAIEAIGMYQQKTMSQVAADLGITMGALTLFIKNLVRKGYVTRQRDDRDRRIVNISLTRKGKLAYRIHEQFHLDMVKHTVTDLNDQNDVLIKSLQKLTDYFNTKYSYDH, from the coding sequence ATGGAAAAGAGTATAAGCGATGTTCTTAACGAATTACTGCTGAAAACCTTTAAGCAGATACTGGATGTAGAACAACATGAAATCAAAAAGGGACCGTTTAATAATCTTTCCATCTCAGAAATCCATGCCATAGAGGCTATTGGGATGTATCAGCAAAAAACCATGTCACAGGTTGCAGCGGATTTGGGCATTACAATGGGTGCGCTCACTTTGTTTATCAAGAATCTGGTACGAAAGGGCTATGTTACCAGACAAAGAGATGATAGGGACCGGCGGATTGTCAATATCAGCCTGACCCGAAAAGGAAAGTTGGCCTACCGGATCCATGAACAATTTCACTTGGATATGGTAAAACATACGGTTACGGATCTGAATGACCAGAACGACGTTCTGATTAAATCCCTGCAGAAGCTCACTGATTACTTCAATACGAAGTATTCCTACGATCACTGA
- a CDS encoding LysM peptidoglycan-binding domain-containing protein: MTCPKGTIPYHIKQGDTFYTLARRFNTTVQAIASVNIGVDANNLIPGSTICIPIRRSVVPCPPENRYVIKAGDTFSKLAARYRISAASILSLNSGVDPTNLQVGQIICLPIRRRRKS, from the coding sequence ATGACATGTCCGAAAGGTACAATACCTTACCATATCAAACAAGGCGATACATTCTATACCTTAGCCCGAAGATTTAACACCACGGTACAGGCGATCGCATCCGTCAATATCGGGGTTGATGCCAATAACCTAATCCCCGGCAGCACCATTTGTATTCCTATCCGGAGAAGCGTTGTCCCTTGTCCGCCCGAAAACCGATATGTTATCAAAGCCGGTGACACCTTTTCTAAACTCGCAGCCCGTTATCGGATTTCTGCCGCGTCAATCCTATCCCTCAATTCCGGCGTAGACCCCACCAACCTGCAAGTTGGTCAAATCATTTGTCTTCCGATTCGACGCCGCAGGAAATCATAA
- a CDS encoding DUF1540 domain-containing protein, which translates to MPTIKCTVTECQYNHDVMCDAPMIQINHNSGVKVSQGSEETQCDTFKP; encoded by the coding sequence ATGCCAACCATTAAATGCACGGTTACCGAATGTCAATACAATCACGATGTTATGTGCGACGCCCCTATGATTCAGATCAATCACAACAGCGGCGTTAAAGTATCTCAGGGCTCGGAAGAAACGCAGTGTGATACCTTCAAACCATGA
- a CDS encoding HD domain-containing phosphohydrolase yields MDSFISKSRILIVDDNSVNILLLEKLLKMSGYTQIISTTDSRTTLDLYLQYHPDLILLDLKMPYLDGFEVMEQLKNIKEEDIIPIIAMTAYDESEYRLRAFMAGARDFIGKPFDYAEVLIRIKNVLEIRIMHNDIRENNRRLLDKVEERTKELQGLQVELINRLARAAEFRDCQTGNHITRMSKYTYELGKAYGLPENDCELIYHASTLHDIGKIGIPDEILLTPSKLSPDEWEKMKTHTVKGAQILTGSTAEMLRLAEQISLYHHEKWDGSGYPFGLKGQEIPLVGRITAICDVFDALISERPYKKAWHKEDAVAEIERGRGTHFDPYLVDHFLRIVPVINEITDIYN; encoded by the coding sequence ATGGACAGTTTTATTTCAAAATCAAGAATACTCATCGTTGATGATAATTCTGTCAATATCCTTTTGCTAGAAAAGTTACTCAAAATGTCTGGCTATACACAGATCATCTCGACAACGGATTCCAGAACAACCCTGGATTTATATCTGCAATACCATCCAGACTTGATTTTGCTGGATTTAAAAATGCCTTATCTCGACGGATTTGAAGTTATGGAGCAATTGAAGAATATCAAGGAAGAAGATATCATTCCCATCATTGCAATGACGGCTTATGATGAATCAGAATACAGACTAAGGGCTTTTATGGCAGGTGCGAGAGACTTTATAGGAAAGCCCTTTGATTATGCAGAAGTCCTGATCCGTATAAAAAATGTATTGGAAATCAGGATAATGCATAACGATATTCGAGAAAACAACCGCAGGCTGCTGGATAAGGTAGAAGAGCGAACCAAAGAACTTCAAGGGTTACAGGTGGAACTGATCAACCGTTTGGCACGGGCTGCGGAGTTTCGGGATTGTCAAACAGGTAATCACATTACGCGGATGAGCAAATATACATATGAGTTAGGAAAAGCATACGGACTACCGGAAAACGACTGCGAATTAATCTATCATGCCAGCACGCTGCATGATATTGGGAAAATAGGTATACCGGATGAAATATTACTTACGCCCTCAAAGCTTAGTCCGGACGAATGGGAAAAGATGAAAACCCACACCGTTAAAGGGGCACAGATCCTGACGGGCAGCACAGCGGAGATGCTCAGACTTGCAGAACAAATATCGCTTTATCATCATGAGAAGTGGGATGGCAGCGGTTACCCATTTGGCCTAAAAGGGCAGGAAATTCCTTTGGTAGGCCGAATAACAGCGATTTGTGATGTTTTTGATGCCCTTATCTCAGAGCGGCCCTATAAAAAAGCGTGGCATAAGGAAGATGCTGTAGCTGAAATAGAGAGAGGAAGAGGAACTCACTTCGACCCCTATCTTGTAGACCACTTTCTGAGAATCGTACCGGTTATTAATGAGATTACCGATATTTACAATTAA
- a CDS encoding DUF1294 domain-containing protein encodes MDAGNIIWIYFSVVNLIGFFMMAYDKLKAKQGGWRVPEVRIFLIGLIMGASGIYAAMHVLRHKTQHRKFVIGIPLIIVLNVLCLIYLLQTI; translated from the coding sequence ATGGACGCCGGAAACATTATTTGGATTTATTTCTCAGTTGTCAATCTCATCGGATTTTTTATGATGGCTTATGATAAGCTTAAAGCAAAACAAGGCGGGTGGCGTGTACCGGAGGTTCGTATCTTCTTGATCGGTTTGATTATGGGAGCCTCAGGCATTTATGCGGCGATGCATGTACTTCGACATAAAACGCAGCATAGAAAATTTGTCATAGGAATCCCCCTGATCATTGTTCTGAATGTCCTATGTTTGATTTACCTGCTGCAAACAATATAA
- a CDS encoding zinc-ribbon domain containing protein, giving the protein MYNDKTLSCKDCGREFVFSASEQEFYAEKGFTNEPGRCPECRSARKAQNRNGGYSRPQREMFPAVCSSCGKETTVPFQPTGDKPVYCRDCYQPRSRNNW; this is encoded by the coding sequence ATGTATAATGACAAGACTCTAAGTTGTAAAGACTGTGGCCGTGAATTCGTTTTCTCTGCTTCAGAACAGGAATTCTACGCAGAAAAAGGATTCACCAATGAACCAGGTCGTTGCCCCGAGTGCCGTTCTGCCAGAAAAGCTCAGAACAGAAATGGTGGCTATTCACGCCCCCAGCGTGAAATGTTCCCTGCTGTATGCTCATCTTGCGGCAAAGAAACCACAGTACCTTTCCAACCGACCGGTGACAAACCTGTTTATTGCCGTGACTGTTACCAACCCCGTTCCAGAAACAACTGGTAA
- a CDS encoding vitamin B12-dependent ribonucleotide reductase: MPNARVVLEKRYLKKEDDGTYETPEAMFYRVASVVAGAEKNYGINEKAIKDLTREFYTAMANLEFMPNSPTLMNAGRDLGQLSACFVLPVEDSMEDIFDALKNAAIIHKSGGGTGFNFSRLRQKNSMVRSTGGVASGPVSFMKVFNAATEAVKQGGTRRGANMGILRVDHPDILEFIRCKEDNKDINNFNISVAVTETFMRAVEANSHYDLIDPHSGKEVGQLPAKDVFAKIVDHAWRNGEPGIIFVDRMNRDNPTPKVGEIEATNPCGEQPLLPNEACNLGSINLKLMITEKDGQPAIDWERLGYITRLATRFLDDVIDVNQYPLPVIEKMVKGNRKIGLGVMGFADLLILLKIPYTSDEGAAYAEKIMEFIRTESRIESQRLAKERSVFPNFKGSMYDGKIKLRNATLTTIAPTGTISMICSASSGVEPLFAVAYTKTVMDGTALIEVNPLFEEYARKYGFYSHELMAKTAERGTVSGLTEVPQWVQDIFVTAQEIKPEWHIKIQAAFQQYTDNAVSKTINFANSATRDDVAEAFRLAFELGCKGITVYRDGSREQQVLSAGTKDCEKSKETTTPPLSSCQEAEEISKKKPQETIVPRPRPPVTVGVTEKIKIGCGNLYVSVNADEKSICEVFTNTGRAGGCSSQSEATSRLISIAMRSGISVDAIIEQIRGIRCPACIRKEGVNVTSCPDAIARVIRKYKDIGANGNTAIIRRNQAEEHVSPGLEKTEKAVIKKAQVAVAIDNACPDCGMPVNHESGCVVCIHCGYSKCG, translated from the coding sequence ATGCCTAACGCCAGAGTCGTCCTGGAAAAGAGATATTTAAAGAAGGAAGACGACGGAACATACGAAACGCCGGAAGCCATGTTTTATCGGGTTGCTTCGGTTGTGGCCGGTGCAGAAAAAAACTATGGCATCAATGAAAAGGCGATCAAAGATCTGACTCGGGAGTTCTATACGGCTATGGCTAATTTGGAATTCATGCCGAATTCTCCTACCTTGATGAATGCCGGGCGTGATTTAGGTCAGCTCAGCGCGTGTTTTGTTCTTCCTGTTGAAGACAGCATGGAGGATATTTTTGATGCCCTGAAAAATGCTGCCATTATTCACAAATCCGGCGGCGGTACCGGTTTTAATTTTTCCAGGCTTCGCCAAAAAAACAGCATGGTTCGTTCAACTGGCGGTGTGGCCTCAGGCCCTGTTTCTTTTATGAAAGTCTTTAATGCCGCAACTGAAGCTGTAAAACAGGGCGGAACACGGCGCGGCGCTAATATGGGGATCCTTCGGGTCGATCATCCGGATATCCTGGAATTTATCCGCTGTAAAGAGGACAATAAAGATATTAATAATTTCAATATTTCCGTCGCTGTTACCGAGACCTTTATGCGGGCGGTAGAAGCGAATTCGCATTATGACCTGATCGATCCGCATTCCGGGAAAGAAGTTGGTCAGCTCCCGGCAAAAGACGTATTTGCGAAGATTGTCGATCACGCCTGGCGAAACGGAGAACCAGGCATCATCTTCGTTGACCGGATGAACCGAGATAATCCCACCCCAAAAGTGGGTGAAATTGAAGCAACCAACCCCTGCGGTGAACAGCCTTTGCTTCCCAATGAAGCCTGTAATCTGGGTTCGATCAATCTAAAGCTGATGATAACCGAAAAGGATGGTCAGCCGGCTATCGACTGGGAACGTCTTGGCTATATTACCCGACTGGCCACCCGATTCCTGGACGACGTGATCGATGTGAATCAGTATCCGCTGCCAGTCATAGAAAAAATGGTAAAAGGCAACCGCAAGATCGGACTTGGCGTTATGGGTTTCGCCGATTTGTTAATTTTGCTGAAAATCCCTTATACCTCGGATGAGGGTGCCGCCTATGCCGAGAAGATCATGGAGTTTATTCGCACAGAATCGCGCATCGAATCACAACGATTGGCAAAGGAACGCAGCGTTTTCCCCAATTTTAAAGGTTCGATGTATGATGGCAAAATCAAACTGCGTAATGCCACGTTGACGACAATTGCCCCGACCGGAACCATCTCCATGATTTGCAGTGCCTCCAGCGGCGTTGAACCTCTGTTTGCTGTCGCTTATACCAAGACAGTAATGGATGGCACAGCACTGATCGAGGTCAATCCGCTTTTTGAAGAATACGCTCGTAAATATGGGTTTTACTCCCACGAACTCATGGCTAAAACTGCTGAACGTGGAACTGTATCCGGCTTGACGGAAGTTCCCCAGTGGGTACAGGATATCTTTGTCACCGCTCAGGAAATTAAACCGGAATGGCATATTAAGATCCAGGCTGCGTTTCAGCAGTATACCGATAATGCCGTATCCAAGACAATCAATTTCGCCAATTCCGCGACGCGAGATGATGTTGCCGAAGCCTTTCGTTTAGCTTTTGAATTGGGGTGTAAAGGTATTACGGTCTATAGGGACGGCAGCCGGGAACAGCAGGTTCTCTCTGCCGGTACAAAGGACTGCGAAAAATCAAAAGAAACCACTACCCCTCCACTTTCTTCTTGTCAGGAAGCGGAGGAAATCTCCAAAAAGAAACCGCAAGAGACAATTGTGCCTCGTCCTCGTCCGCCGGTAACCGTTGGCGTCACGGAAAAAATAAAAATCGGCTGCGGCAATCTTTACGTTAGTGTCAACGCCGACGAAAAAAGTATTTGTGAAGTGTTCACCAATACCGGAAGAGCAGGCGGCTGCTCTTCCCAGTCAGAAGCTACTTCCCGTTTGATTTCGATTGCTATGCGTTCCGGTATTTCCGTGGATGCGATTATCGAACAGATTCGGGGGATCCGCTGTCCGGCATGTATCCGCAAAGAAGGTGTGAACGTCACCTCGTGTCCGGATGCCATTGCCCGTGTTATCCGCAAGTATAAGGATATTGGTGCCAACGGCAATACCGCCATTATTCGCCGTAATCAGGCCGAAGAGCATGTATCTCCCGGTTTGGAAAAAACGGAAAAAGCGGTTATAAAAAAAGCTCAGGTCGCTGTGGCTATCGATAATGCCTGCCCGGACTGCGGAATGCCAGTGAACCACGAAAGCGGCTGTGTTGTCTGTATCCACTGCGGCTACTCCAAATGCGGTTAA
- a CDS encoding cobalamin B12-binding domain-containing protein, whose protein sequence is MEELLIKAVEELNEDLVIQHVNTLLAQGVDVYNIYDYLSKGLQRVGEKYKIGDYYIADLIVSGELIKKVMKLKGMSFPKKANGSALGTVVVGTIYEDIHDVGKDVFISVLKSAGFKTVDLGVDVSSEKFIEAIKKKKPDIVGISGVLTMTGGNIKKVINNIAAAGLREDLFIIVGGASINDKLFKQLGADAYSLDAVEGAKLCVEWMKSKGQA, encoded by the coding sequence ATGGAAGAATTATTAATTAAAGCCGTAGAAGAACTAAACGAGGATTTGGTTATCCAACACGTCAACACACTCCTGGCACAGGGCGTGGATGTATATAACATATATGATTACCTGAGCAAGGGACTTCAGCGTGTTGGCGAAAAATACAAAATAGGTGACTACTATATTGCTGACCTTATCGTATCCGGGGAGTTAATTAAAAAGGTTATGAAGCTCAAAGGGATGTCATTTCCTAAAAAGGCCAATGGTTCCGCGCTGGGAACGGTTGTTGTCGGAACCATTTATGAGGACATTCATGATGTAGGGAAAGATGTTTTTATTAGCGTGCTTAAATCGGCAGGCTTTAAGACGGTCGATCTGGGTGTAGACGTCTCCAGTGAAAAATTCATAGAAGCAATAAAAAAGAAAAAACCGGATATCGTTGGCATAAGCGGTGTCCTTACAATGACCGGCGGCAACATAAAGAAAGTCATCAACAATATTGCTGCTGCCGGCTTACGGGAGGATTTATTTATTATTGTGGGCGGTGCCTCCATCAATGATAAGCTCTTTAAACAATTGGGGGCGGACGCTTATTCCCTGGATGCTGTTGAAGGAGCTAAGCTTTGCGTGGAATGGATGAAATCGAAGGGGCAGGCATGA
- a CDS encoding GntR family transcriptional regulator: MGNILYIDIVNDIKNKIRNGDLKPGDIMQPEYELSAQYGVSRTTLRKSLALLLNEGFIYSIPGKGNFVCKPSGKTYQLVFDEIENLNVQIDSIQLIDVKLIPVSKKLIEKLQIVSDEKVIRVRKVYRSKEKRVEYTLIYMPYKKGNPIVEDIINFANFHNVMEKQQLHFQIAKKLNIHVVRANNQLTKHLDTHSGDPVFLITQEIVSSEDNSLLSYSEYYILSDALKLQAEAVL, encoded by the coding sequence ATGGGGAATATTTTATATATCGATATTGTTAATGACATAAAAAATAAAATACGCAACGGGGACTTGAAACCCGGCGATATCATGCAGCCGGAATATGAACTATCTGCTCAGTATGGGGTGAGTAGGACAACGCTGCGAAAAAGTCTTGCTCTGTTATTAAATGAAGGCTTTATTTATAGTATTCCCGGCAAAGGCAATTTTGTGTGCAAACCTTCAGGCAAAACATACCAGCTTGTTTTTGACGAGATTGAGAACCTCAACGTCCAAATAGACAGTATTCAACTCATTGATGTTAAACTTATCCCCGTGTCGAAAAAACTCATAGAAAAACTGCAGATTGTATCGGATGAAAAAGTTATTCGGGTGCGAAAAGTTTATCGTTCCAAAGAGAAAAGAGTTGAATATACGCTCATCTATATGCCCTATAAAAAAGGAAACCCTATCGTCGAAGATATCATTAATTTTGCAAATTTTCATAACGTTATGGAGAAACAACAACTTCATTTTCAAATAGCGAAAAAGCTGAATATCCATGTCGTCAGAGCCAATAACCAATTAACCAAACATCTTGATACCCATTCCGGGGATCCGGTTTTTCTCATCACACAGGAGATCGTATCCTCCGAAGACAATTCCTTGCTGAGCTATAGTGAATACTATATTCTCAGCGATGCTCTGAAGCTCCAAGCCGAGGCTGTACTATAA
- a CDS encoding uroporphyrinogen decarboxylase family protein codes for MSFFEQDFDKKSVSGIPTFLLANHFWIKAYYENQMGKFALPGNDVNSRIEAAYQSAYDDFQCTFGMGIHSGDNPLYTKLGNKAWCEIKKNVYVRKSITIMERTEYPALIREPLQYLYSTCLQRLYTRKLNTQVFIESLEFIDKLLSDENKIFTNLTLSGRMHFNMLIIESPLDFLADFLRGTKELLLDLHSVPELVKEACLVLNNLILDQAEMHRKTYNTNHLLLPLHLPGLLNRRDFEEFYYPTYNALVETLIRKGYNIMILFEGNVDRFIDIIATTDSSQVIAHFESTSIEEYQAYFRGKSTYISGFYPTYLLKDGTERECLDAAQKLKDITAGNDRFIFSTNKVLFTHEDASYQNLKNVYDFFRL; via the coding sequence ATGAGTTTTTTTGAACAAGATTTTGATAAAAAATCCGTTTCAGGAATCCCGACATTCTTGCTTGCTAATCATTTCTGGATAAAAGCCTATTATGAAAATCAAATGGGTAAATTTGCATTGCCTGGGAACGATGTCAATTCTCGGATAGAAGCTGCTTATCAGTCAGCTTATGATGATTTTCAATGCACCTTTGGTATGGGTATACATTCTGGGGATAACCCGCTTTATACGAAGCTTGGTAATAAGGCTTGGTGCGAGATCAAGAAAAACGTTTATGTCAGAAAAAGCATCACCATCATGGAACGCACAGAGTACCCGGCCTTAATCCGTGAACCTTTACAATATTTATACTCAACATGCCTCCAACGGTTATATACGCGTAAGCTCAATACACAGGTTTTTATTGAAAGTCTTGAATTTATAGATAAGTTATTGTCTGATGAAAACAAGATCTTTACGAACCTTACTTTGAGCGGCAGAATGCACTTTAATATGCTGATTATCGAAAGCCCCTTAGATTTTCTTGCTGATTTTCTTCGAGGGACTAAGGAACTGCTCCTGGATCTCCATAGTGTTCCTGAGCTTGTAAAAGAGGCTTGCCTCGTATTGAATAACCTTATACTGGATCAGGCGGAAATGCATCGAAAAACGTATAATACAAACCATTTGCTGCTGCCGCTTCATCTTCCAGGCTTACTTAACAGGCGGGATTTTGAAGAATTCTATTATCCTACATACAACGCCCTGGTGGAGACGCTGATACGCAAAGGATATAATATCATGATCCTGTTCGAAGGCAACGTTGACCGCTTCATAGACATTATCGCGACAACAGATTCCAGCCAGGTCATTGCGCATTTTGAGTCGACAAGCATTGAGGAGTATCAAGCTTATTTTCGGGGAAAGAGTACCTATATTAGCGGTTTCTATCCTACGTATTTGTTAAAAGACGGAACTGAGAGAGAATGTCTGGACGCAGCACAAAAACTCAAAGATATAACCGCAGGTAATGACCGCTTTATATTTTCCACGAACAAGGTTTTATTTACGCACGAAGATGCCAGCTATCAAAATCTAAAAAATGTGTATGATTTCTTTCGATTGTAG
- a CDS encoding corrinoid protein, whose protein sequence is MAKVDEVKAAVEAGKTKLVPILAQEALGAGCSAKDILQAMVDSMSVVGDKFSTGEIFVPEMLMAAKAMAKGVDVLKPLLAGDGANSLGTCVIGTVAGDLHDIGKNLVSMMIESAGFTMVDLGVDVPAAKWIEAIKENKNVTLVACSGLLTTTMPALKEAVQTIKGSGLTGFKVIVGGAPVTQEYADEIGADGFAPDAGSAAVKAKELVTA, encoded by the coding sequence ATGGCAAAAGTAGATGAAGTCAAAGCTGCAGTCGAGGCGGGGAAAACAAAATTGGTGCCCATTCTCGCTCAGGAAGCACTTGGTGCCGGATGTTCTGCAAAAGACATTCTGCAGGCAATGGTAGACTCCATGAGTGTCGTTGGCGACAAATTCTCGACAGGAGAAATCTTTGTACCTGAAATGTTGATGGCTGCCAAAGCAATGGCTAAAGGTGTCGATGTGTTAAAACCACTTTTAGCTGGTGACGGTGCCAATTCTTTAGGTACATGCGTCATCGGTACTGTAGCAGGAGATTTACATGATATTGGGAAAAACCTTGTTTCTATGATGATTGAAAGCGCGGGTTTTACTATGGTCGATCTCGGCGTTGATGTACCGGCAGCCAAATGGATTGAAGCTATCAAGGAAAATAAGAACGTGACTTTAGTCGCTTGTTCCGGTCTGCTGACCACCACGATGCCTGCTTTGAAAGAAGCAGTCCAGACGATCAAAGGGAGTGGTCTCACCGGCTTCAAAGTCATCGTCGGCGGCGCACCCGTGACACAAGAATATGCTGATGAAATTGGGGCCGACGGCTTTGCACCCGATGCAGGCAGCGCGGCTGTCAAAGCAAAAGAATTAGTAACTGCTTAA